A genomic window from Plasmodium malariae genome assembly, chromosome: 10 includes:
- the PmUG01_10040900 gene encoding conserved Plasmodium protein, unknown function — protein sequence MKKQLMFTYAVTLCCVLRWLNQANVACAINNEVSLDDLDGNTLLAFFLLVQLNIPYFLKGFSQKIIYEKLLDGLIHLFNEEIGKNKIIKEQKGFDLQDVRSTVVGLGNILTDIRRKEIKYFTWIDLIFKECWNEQNNCAALTTRRCALSSLSMLPKKVLPITCTTCILYALNYALHSKYLFNSINREQVCNDENNKKLVAISTDISYVREYSVYLNSLSTISALKNIQSEIFVFHIKSAKVLINLLKQNNLEAFTRIVNNSLSEVIKKSADLYIKYSQSNNFFLPNGSSGSSGSISNSSSGSALTREALEKLFVLTVNGYAYYDKASNEILRAHDFGLFFTEFYLKKCTSLLTGNNLFLQIEIGYSPEFNIKSLQNGSFINLVEFEFILNPYLRIGPNDYSKSDLFLKKLIYMNDKDGSSNVFTYDEFARDIDVAENLLPYDAHKPKGVVSDDSSGNSRGSGNPFLRSSPPEERKSEENSKKKNLELTKDQTIFCILMVKILPENKYTQMKESIINLLSEPVNSRALEGFKYNDNKLINKELIEILGESYNNPYTNIKRRTNHFGYRINKSDIHSIEKIILDGHKLVQIAFHNFISIPLNMRKKIYSANQMFSLFEHRYHYLNGWDTQILFIKKIHPEDIIEKSFTVYSNDKSNNHFWFIICCGIISLFIIIVCFIFYKYIFQKKFNFSLLFKKRKTKKHKYSTFTTRYKYHKHNSKFAKYSKEKIQHVDKEELRHLIRRKTKFSAKHHRRSKKKNTATHNEMSKKKDHPPSRDYFLEEITPNYEFK from the exons atgaaaaaacaattGATGTTCACCTACGCTGTGACATTATGCTGCGTTCTGAGGTGGTTAAATCAA GCAAATGTGGCATGTGCCATAAACAACGAGGTTTCATTAGACGATTTGGATGGAAACACGCTTCTAGCCTTCTTCTTGCTGGTACAGCTGAACATACCATATTTTTTGAAGGGCTtttcacaaaaaataatatatgaaaaattactTGATGGTCTAATACATTTATTCAATGAAGaaattggaaaaaataaaattataaaagagCAAAAAGGATTTGACCTTCAGGATGTTAGAAGCACCGTCGTTGGG TTGGGAAACATCTTAACAGACATAAGAAGAAAAGAGATCAAATATTTTACCTGGATcgatttaatttttaaagaatgcTGGAATGAACAAAACAACTGTGCAGCATTAACCACAAGGAGGTGTGCTCTATCGTCCCTAAGCATGCTTCCAAAAAAAGTCTTACCAATAACATGCACCACTTGTATACTGTATGCTCTAAATTATGCCCTACATTCgaagtatttatttaatagtaTTAACCGTGAGCAAGTGTGTAATGatgagaataataaaaagttgGTCGCTATAAGTACGGACATAAGTTACGTAAGAGAGTATAGTGTGTATCTCAATAGCTTATCAACCATATcagcattaaaaaatatacaaagtgaaatttttgtttttcatataaaaagtgCTAAGgtattaattaatttgttaaaacaaaataatctTGAAGCGTTTACACGTATTGTGAATAATTCCCTGTCtgaagttataaaaaaaagtgctGACctgtacataaaatattcacaaagtaataatttttttttaccaaatGGTAGTAGTGGTAGTAGTGGTAGTATCAGTAACAGCAGCAGTGGTAGTGCTCTCACCAGAGAAGCACTTGAAAAATTGTTTGTGCTAACAGTTAATGGATATGCATATTATGATAAAGCAAGTAATGAAATATTGCGTGCTCACGATTTTGGCTTATTTTTTAcagaattttatttaaaaaaatgcactTCTTTATTAACGggcaataatttatttcttcaaaTTGAAATAGGATATTCCCCtgaatttaatattaaatctCTTCAAAATGGAAGTTTCATAAACTTAGTTGAATTCGAGTTTATCTTAAATCCGTACCTACGTATAGGTCCAAATGATTACTCCAAAtcagatttatttttaaaaaaattaatttacatGAACGATAAAGACGGAAGTAGCAATGTGTTTACGTATGACGAATTTGCCAGGGATATTGACGTAGCTGAAAATTTGCTCCCTTATGACGCGCATAAACCCAAGGGGGTTGTAAGCGATGATAGTAGTGGTAATAGCCGTGGAAGTGGAAATCCTTTTTTGCGGAGTTCTCCCCcggaagaaagaaaaagcgAAGAGAAttctaaaaagaaaaatctgGAATTAACCAAGGATCAAAccattttttgcattttgaTGGTCAAAATATTGccagaaaataaatatactcaAATGAAAGAGAGCATTATTAATCTCCTATCTGAACCAGTTAATTCGAGAGCATTAGAAGGATTTAAGTATAATgacaataaattaataaataaggaGCTTATTGAAATATTAGGGGAAAGCTATAATAATCCTTATACCAATATAAAAAGGAGAACAAATCACTTCGGatatagaataaataaaagtgaTATTCATtctatagaaaaaataatactcgATGGACACAAGTTAGTTCAAATAgcttttcataattttatttctatacctttaaatatgagaaaaaaaatttattcagCAAATCAGATGTTTTCTTTGTTTGAACACAGATATCATTATCTTAATGGTTGGGACacacaaatattatttattaaaaaaatacatccAGAAgatattattgaaaaaagTTTTACCGTTTATTCTAAtgataaaagtaataatcaTTTTTGGTTCATCATATGCTGCGGTATTATTTctctatttattattatagtatgtttcattttttacaaatatatattccaaaaaaaatttaatttctcCTTGCTTTttaagaaaaggaaaactaaaaaacataaatatagtaCTTTTACTACTCGATACAAGTACCATAAACATAATTCCAAATTTGCAAAATATTCCAAAGAGAAAATACAACATGTGGATAAAGAGGAATTACGTCATTTAATAAGGAGAAAGACAAAATTTAGCGCTAAGCACCACAGGAgatcaaaaaagaaaaatacagCCACACACAATGAAATGTCCAAAAAAAAGGATCACCCCCCAAGTAGGGATTATTTTTTGGAAGAAATTACACCAAATTATGAATTCAAGTag
- the ADA gene encoding adenosine deaminase, putative: protein MNALNEPINFLKKDEIKNIDLSSMSKKERYRIWKRIPKCELHCHLDLCFSSDFFLNCVRKYNLQPNLSDEEVIDYYLFSKGGKSLEEFVEKAIRVADIFQDYEVIADLAKHAVFNKYKEGVVLMEFRYAPTFIAFKHKLDIELVHEAIVKGIKEVVELLDHNIHVALICIGDTGHEATNIKLCADFCLKHKDDFVGFDHGGYEIDLKQYSEIFNYVRESGIPLTVHAGEDINLPNLNTLYSAIEILKVERIGHGIRVVESKELIKLVKEKNILLEVCPISNVLLKNAKSMDTHPIRKLYDAGVKVSVNSDDPGMFLTNINDDYEELYTHLNFTLEEFMQMNEWALEKSFVDDSVKSNVKELYF, encoded by the coding sequence ATGAATGCACTGAATGAGCCGATAAATTTCTTAAAGAAGGATGAAATAAAGAACATAGACTTGAGTAGCATGAGTAAAAAGGAGAGATACAGAATATGGAAGAGAATACCAAAATGTGAGTTACATTGTCATTTAGATTTATGTTTTTCATCGGATTTTTTCCTCAACTGTGTACGTAAGTATAATTTACAGCCAAATTTATCAGATGAAGAAGTGAttgattattatttattttcaaaaggAGGGAAATCATTAGAGGAGTTTGTTGAAAAGGCTATACGAGTTGCGGATATATTTCAAGACTATGAAGTTATAGCAGATTTAGCAAAACATGctgtatttaataaatataaagaaggTGTAGTATTAATGGAATTTCGTTATGCTCCTACGTTTATTGCATTTAAGCATAAATTAGATATAGAATTAGTACATGAAGCTATAGTTAAAGGAATAAAAGAAGTAGTTGAACTGTTGGATCATAATATTCATGTAGCTTTAATATGTATAGGGGATACAGGACATGAAGCAACcaatattaaattatgtgCCGATTTTTGCTTAAAGCATAAAGATGATTTTGTAGGATTTGATCATGGTGGATATGAAATAGATTTAAAGCAATATAgtgaaatttttaattatgttagAGAAAGTGGAATACCGTTAACTGTTCATGCTGGGGAAGATATTAATTTACCAAATTTAAATACACTCTATTCAGCtattgaaattttaaaagttgAGAGAATAGGACATGGTATTAGAGTTGTTGAATCGAAAGAGCTTATTAAGTTggtaaaggaaaaaaatatattattagaagTCTGTCCCATTtcaaatgtattattaaaaaatgcaaaatccATGGACACACACCCTATTAGAAAACTTTACGATGCTGGGGTAAAAGTATCGGTAAACTCCGATGACCCAGGAATGTTTTTAACTAATATTAATGATGATTACGAAGAATTATATACACAccttaattttactttagAAGAATTTATGCAAATGAACGAATGGGCTTTGGAAAAATCTTTCGTGGATGACAGCGTTAAAAGTAACGTGAAGGAGTTATACTTTTAG
- the PmUG01_10040700 gene encoding conserved Plasmodium protein, unknown function codes for MNVNKKNSKHLSELTNEVDKELEQLTIQSSVYESCFLLLSAVQIYFLDKKTNKKINSESLEEIQVTKEKKQKKEKPATYTKLKNHFLNDYVIYQKGQKKAFLSGEATYLTPLYKKN; via the coding sequence AtgaatgtaaataaaaaaaatagtaagcACCTTTCGGAACTAACGAATGAGGTCGATAAAGAATTAGAACAATTGACAATTCAGAGCAGCGTGTACGAGTCGTGCTTTTTGCTTCTTTCAGCTGTgcagatatattttttagataaaaaaacaaataaaaagataaacagCGAAAGTTTAGAAGAGATACAAGTtacaaaagaaaagaaacaaaagaaagaaaaaccTGCTACATACACCAAACTGAagaatcattttttaaatgattatgttatatatcaaaaggggcaaaaaaaagcatttctCAGTGGGGAAGCAACTTATCTTACCCCCCTTTATAAGAAAAACTGA